One stretch of Solenopsis invicta isolate M01_SB chromosome 16, UNIL_Sinv_3.0, whole genome shotgun sequence DNA includes these proteins:
- the LOC105197602 gene encoding pre-mRNA-splicing factor RBM22 produces the protein MATSKTTNTYNRQNWEDAEFPILCQTCLGDNPYIRMTKERYGKECKICMRPFTVFRWCPGARMRFKKTEVCQTCSRLKNVCQTCLLDLEYGLPIQVRDAALKIKDDLPRSDVNKEYYVQNIDNEIGKIDPTTPAGAVGKSAAASDLLMKLARTSPYYKRNRPHICSFWVKGECKRGEECPYRHEKPTDPDDPLADQNIKDRYYGVNDPVADKLMRRAAAMPKLDPPEDKSITTLYIGNLGDVLTEKQLRDHFYQYGEIRMVTMVQRQQCAFIQYTQRSAAEAAAERTFNKLILGGRRLTIKWGRSQGRQTVSAADTTREILEPVPGLPGALPPPPENMGNNFFNLQTTPGIMPPMMIPPPPVAPQFMFPPQMATATAAPIFPPGTTPIHYPSQDPSRMGASQGIGKPWPEE, from the coding sequence ACAAAAGAGAGATATGGAAAGGAATGCAAAATATGTATGCGACCGTTCACAGTGTTCAGATGGTGTCCAGGAGCAAgaatgagatttaaaaaaaccgAAGTTTGCCAGACGTGCAGTCGATTGAAGAACGTATGTCAAACATGTCTACTGGATTTGGAATACGGCCTGCCCATTCAGGTCCGCGATGCTGCTTTAAAGATTAAGGATGATCTTCCGCGTTCAGATGTAAATAAGgaatattatgtacaaaatatagaCAACGAAATCGGCAAAATTGATCCGACGACGCCGGCTGGCGCCGTCGGGAAGTCCGCTGCAGCTAGCGATTTGCTGATGAAGCTGGCTAGAACGAGTCCTTATTATAAGCGAAACAGGCCGCACATTTGCTCGTTCTGGGTAAAAGGCGAATGCAAGAGAGGCGAGGAGTGTCCTTATCGGCATGAGAAGCCAACGGATCCCGATGATCCACTAGCGGATCAAAATATAAAGGATCGTTACTATGGGGTGAACGATCCGGTGGCAGATAAGTTGATGCGCCGGGCAGCAGCGATGCCGAAGCTAGACCCGCCTGAGGACAAGTCTATCACGACGCTGTACATCGGCAATTTGGGCGATGTATTGACGGAGAAGCAACTACGCGACCATTTTTATCAGTATGGTGAAATCCGCATGGTAACGATGGTGCAGCGGCAGCAGTGTGCCTTCATCCAATACACGCAGCGGAGCGCGGCCGAGGCGGCGGCAGAGAGGACGTTCAACAAGCTAATTCTAGGCGGCAGACGGCTCACGATCAAGTGGGGTCGTTCGCAGGGTAGACAAACTGTTTCTGCGGCGGATACGACGAGGGAGATCCTTGAACCCGTACCGGGACTGCCAGGTGCATTGCCGCCGCCACCAGAAAACATGGGCAATAATTTCTTCAATCTACAAACCACTCCTGGCATAATGCCGCCGATGATGATTCCGCCGCCGCCGGTTGCCCCTCAATTCATGTTCCCGCCGCAAATGGCTACTGCTACCGCAGCACCAATTTTCCCTCCGGGAACGACCCCCATTCATTATCCGAGCCAGGATCCGTCCAGGATGGGCGCATCACAGGGTATTGGCAAGCCCTGGCCGGaggaataa